The genomic stretch actgtaaaaatactccattacaagaaGAAGTCCTGAATTTAAAATACTACTTGCATAAAAGTATGATGTATTATCAGGAAAATGTTCTTGAAGTATCAATAGTAAAACTACTAACCTTATAACTATTCTGTTTACTGTCattaagacaaaacaaagcagcaaatcatcacatttgatattatgaaacaattaaatattttgcatttctgaGCATTGTTACTTGATTTCACTCGCCCAGTCAgatacttcctgtttgtttagcTGCAGATGATGACAGTCGAAGGGGAATTTATTTGTCCCTTACTCAGCAGGAAACTCTTCACACTCCAGTTATATTTATCAAGTGTGTCACTGTTTCCAATTAGTCATCAAAGTATATTTAATGGTTAGTTGCAGCCAAGTCTTTCTAAAGGAGTACTTTGGATGTttagaagtgtgtttgtatgaagtACTTCTTcatattcagtgttttactacagtagatggcgtTTGGAGTACCAGCAaagcaatgttctgctgtggacgtattttagactcctaaaataattaatatcagtttaagtgaacaatatatttagaatattttcacctctttacctttctaacggggaactgaagctgttatctatgctctctacaaagacaccagactccaacCGGAGTTGTTTGTCTACTGCTGCTTCTATTggttagtgtgtttgtgttattgtgtgactttggtgttttaaagggttagtttaGAAACActaaagtcacacaataacacaaactaactaaacTATGAGCCAGCGGTaaaccagcaactcctgtgttgtGTGAGGtcaaatgactgtttttgtgaatggagtctgatGTCTCTGAAGAGAGCATCAGAGACTCACTGTGGGAATATAGTGTCGGTTTAAAACCAGGCCTTCAGCTCAGACTGCTATAAAAAAGTAGATGTGTGAGTTTCTGGTGACGGTGAGTAAACCTTCACTGGTTAACTGATCTCATGAGTGTGATAAAGTGGATGTTTCTGGAAGTGACGGCTGATCCGGTTTCCATTGTTTTCACACGGAGGACTCCACATCTGGATTAGAAATACACACCGCTAAACTCTCCAACTCAGTATTCTGGTGGAACAACCAACTGTAATGATTAGAATAAGAGAAAACATgagaattagaaaaataaatacaaaatattagaTGAAAAATTATAAATGTACTAGAGCTGCAATCcctgattatttttattagcaTTAAGctacagattatttatttatactgttgATCCTCacagttcagtgttttttttcagtccaaaacccaaagatattcagattattatgacgtctgacaaaaaacaatcatatcTTCATGTTTGAGAAGCAAGAAACAGATCATTTGgtgcatttttgtttaaaaaaataaaaatattagaTTATGAAATTAGCTGTCTGTCAGACATCTACTTATTGCAgttctaaaataaatgtaatatcagtattaaaatgctaatatgtgtattttttttgtcagtttgaagGTAGGCCGTGCAAATTTTTCCCtctataagaaaatgtaaaaaacattgtcacagttttaatgcaaagtatataataacattttgtagGTTATATTTTAAGAACAGTTTGTAAATTTTGCTTGTagatgaaatcatttttttattggaagccagtgctttgtttttgttgacactATTTATagattttctgttgttttagcacaaaattaaacaaacatcGATAATTTAGTCAATAATTCATCTTTtaagtcaaactttatttggtttaagcttctaaaatgtgacGATTtactctttttctgtgttttaaatcattgtaaattaaatattttttgggttatGGACTGTTGGACGGATTAGAAAAACAGGAGAAATATATGTACAGAacaacatacacaaacaaaaagcaaacacattgAGCCATAACTTAAGACAGATGGCtgtcaaaaaatacaaaactaaatcaaacaaacagaaaaaaccacaaaataaaacatttaatagatAGACAGCTAAAAATGAGTGACCAAATCTAATATACACGGCATTTAATCTGATCTCTGCGTAGCTCCACGGACCGTTAGCAGGCGAGAAACGTCGTCATGTGTGAAACAGAATCTGATTTCAGAGCACAGTGGAGCTTTTCTCTACATACAGACGATGACGAATTAAAGGAGAAACATAACGAATGCTGATAAGACAGAAGTTTCATGTCAATTATGTCCAAGTAGAAATAttcctttactgaagtaaaaatactaataccacattgaaaatactccactataATTGCACATTCAAAACTTTAAGTTGCATCAgagtactaaaagtaaaagtgtgaactgtgcagtgttttattattctgtttgagatgtagtacagtaaaaagtacaacatttaccgctgggatgtagtacagtaaaaagtacatatatataataaacgtGGTCAATAATGTTCCTTATATAATaacacattgtgttttgttgtccaggagctggagctggtggaggacGTCTGGAGAGGAGAAGCTCAGGACCTCCTCACTCAGATcgctcagctgcaggaggagaacaaGAGCCTCCTCACCAACATCTCCAACAAAGACCCCATGAGTGAGGAGGACCTGCAGAGGCACGAGGGTGAGGACCTCACATGCTTATCCCCTCCTTTGCAAAGCGTTGGATGACAATGTTCTATACCTCTCTCATGTGTGTATGGTGAATAAGAACCTGGAGCCAGACAGctggttagcatagcttagcataaagactggcaACGGATGGAAACTGTTAGCCTGCTCCGTCCAAAGGTAATAAAATCCACCTATCAGCACATCTAAAGTTCACTCATTCACATATAATATCTTGTTTGTTCATATTTACTGTGCAGACAtgtgagtggtatcaatcttctcgtctcagcaagaaaggaaaaaaaatcccaaatgttgaactattcctttaagtgaTAAAACAAAGCAAGAGAGACTTAAATCATTTGCTAcctgctgtttttgttctgtttctgcAGAAAACTGTCACTGACACCGTGTCTCacttcccctctctgtctgtcacacacacacacacacacacacacacacacacacacacacacacacacacacacacacacacacacacacacacacacacacacacacacacaaaggaggCCTTCTCTAGTGTCTGACGACGAGCCAGTCTTGTCTCTGCATCAGAGGCTCTTTTTCGTGTTTTTCCACACAGAGGACACAGTCACCCTGACACAGTGTGGACAGACCAGCCTCAGTGCACAAGCACacctgctccacacacacacacacacacacacacacacacacacacacacacacacacacacacacacacacacacacacacgtttgcaCACCAATCAGGGTTTCCTCTTTACAGCTAAAAGACCTTTCTCTGCCAATAAAAAGATTATAAAgaatttaaactatttaaatgtctaaatcttcttttttgtatgtgtgtgtttttttggtctccaggtatgacagagagagagaggcaggtgaTGAAGAAGCTCAAAGAAGTGGTGGACAAGCAGAGAGACGAGATCCGGGCCAAGGACCGCGAGCTCACGCTGAAAAACGAGGACATAGAAGCAGTAAGACGACATACAGGAGAAGATTTAATACTTAATCCTTTTTGGATTCTGATCAGAGACGTCACATCTCTTCTAgctgtattttttaaacattcttttTTCGGCTTCTCGAATGTGAATATTTGAATAGATGTagataaataaatctgtttatGATAAAGGTTTTACTAATATAATACAAGAACACATGATCTGAGCTGATTAAATTAATAATCTGTTTCATTTTCTCACATACTTTTGTCAAAAACAATCAGTAGAAGTCAGGTAAATGTGCTTCATTTGAGTTTAATAGCTTGGAAAAATTTGTATTTCTCGAAATAATTGgaaaaccttttgttttaattctgcttctttttgttttgcaagttttaatgaaaaagtatttaaaccCCTGCTGTTTTTACTCTTCTGTTTTAATGAagaatatttcatatttaaacagtGGCCATGCATCACACTACAATGGAATTCCGGGGCACAACATACATGATACAGATGTTTATACACATCCCAGCTATGGTAGAATGAAAATATtcacaacataaaatattttctgttctttcCTGTTCTCTCATACTCTTTATTTACCCATACTCCCTTGTTCCTGTCTGCGTctccctgcagctccagcagcagcagtcccGCCTCATGAAAATCAACCACGACCTGCGCCATAAGATCTCCGTGGTGGAGGCTCAGGGGAAAGCGCTGATAGAGCAGAAGGTGGAGCTGGAGGCCGGGGCTCAGACACGCGGGCAGGAACTCGGAGCCCTGCGACAGGAAGTTGCACGCTTGAGGGAACGACTCCAAGGAGACCTGCCCGCCCAGAACCCAGAGGAACCTCCACCTCAGCCCCCATCACCTGCAGAGGTAAGGTAGAACAGGAAACCATTACAGACCTGCATGTCAGGTTAtagtgaaaatgtaataatgtgcaAGAAAACCCAGAAAAATTATAGTTTTTTATAGATTATAATGGCATCCTTTCCGAATACAAGtacagtgcattgtgggtaaaatGTGATATattgtcttcctttttttctctcaatctTTCTGTATCTTatctaaaaatgttaaacaaccaaaccaaagccttaaaaaagtacttgctttgctttcttgctgagattCAGATAGCTACCACTCTCATCTCTGTTTGTTCAGCACGAAGCTACAGCCGGGAGaccattagcttagcttagcataaagacggTACAAAGGTAGAAGAGACCTGCCTTGTTCCACCACATAACCCCCCTTTAAACCACAACTACAAGAAACTATATATAGCATGTTTATTGATGAGCTGTAATGGTCCtggaatgaaaaatgtttacctttggacagagccaggctagctgtttctctttgtttccatttgttatgctaagctaagctaaccgccTTGTGGCTCTTCCTTCATATTCAGCAAACAGACATGAGAGTTGAATTGAACTtgtcatctaactctcagcaataTAGCAAATAAGCGTATTTCCAAACATATCAAACTAATGCTTATAAGTATAAATGCAGCTACCCAGGCCGCTCATATTATGTTTCATATGTTCCAGTTTAAGAAAGGTCTGTTCTCTTATATTTTCAAACcccatataatataatattaccTGAGGAGTCATGTAGCTTTGACCAGAATTACAGGTGAATGAGTCACAAATAACATTCtgttaaaaaggagaaaaaaacgaGGATTGCTTTGTAAACAGATAATAAAGTGTCTCTTACTCCACCAGTGTGGTAAAGCTGCTacagaggtggtggtggggggggcgGAGGGCTGGTCAGACAGACCCGACCCCTCTGAGCCGATGTTGGGGGGGTTTGACCCTTCCTCCTCCCCGCTGCCTGGTTCCCTCAGCCCAGAGGGCCacgaggatgaggaggatgaggaggctgAGGACGAGGAGGTGTTGCTTTGGGTAATACAGTCGTGCTATCTAGCAAACCAGAGTGGTGTGATTGTCCCGACTCTTAACTCCAAACCTGCACTCACCCCCCCACAGAAGAACAACCAGATCAGTAGAAACACAACGAGCTAGTGCACTAACATTAGTTCCACACAGGAGAAGTGGTGAACCGGTTTGTTGTGGGTGTCAAAGAACTAACAGAGTGTCGTCCAACTGGGTGAGACGTTCTGGGCGACAGCACCGATGACCTTTCCAAACTTAGATCCCCTCCACAGCTCGGCCTCTTAACAGCACTTGACGTTGTCCTTTAATGCACCATGATTCTGAAACGCTGAAATAGAAATGGAAGTTGCAATTCCAACTGAATTGCATGATGTTTTCTGCTACAGATGTTAAAATCACATGTCCTGTGTTCTCCCCTATTTTCATATGAATTTGTTTACCCTCCGTCTACGTAGACGCAAGAATTTGCCAATCAAATTGCGTCATTTTAAAGCATATTTGGATTTGTAACATCGTTGTCAGTTGTCAAGCTTTCATCCAAACGCAGCAcaaatttgaatgaaaatcgccaaaagaaaatgctattttttgcatgtttccATCCACTACTGTTATGTGAATATTAGTTAGTTGGGTTATTGAGATAAACAGTTTAATGCCATTAAACTcttgcagaagaagaagatcacAGAACAAGATGAGGTCATTAAAGAGAGCAAATCAAATGATGGAAACAATGTGGAGAACATGATGGAAATATGACATTTCTCCACCTCAGCCAGGAGTATAAAAATGTTCCGGTGTTTCCACATAAGAGGAGGATGTCATTGCACTGATTCACAGACAGATATTATCAGCCTGCTACACAACACTAGAACCACAGACACtgagcaacaacaaacactagCTCTCCCCCTAAAAGCTTCTTCTTATCTAACATACAAACCTGGAGAACACGTCTTGTCTTGCATCTTAACGTGTTGAAAGAGCAGCTAAACTGCTAACGTCAGATAGCTAATTAGCTGCTCAGTTGCAGCACATTaaacagcatgaaaacaaatctgcaaaTGTCCCTTTAAGGTGCTGGTGTGTCCGCCCACGACATGCAGCTCCACGTTTGTTATCTCTGTTTACTCCAGCTGAGAGGAGAAGGAGCATTTCTGATATTTCACCAAAGAACCTTTTATCTCccgttttaaaataaaaacagttaacaTCCAATCATTACCTTCTGCTTCTCCGGGGCCTCCTACAAAAAGTGTTTGACAATTAATGcaaaagaaatgagaaaacggTTCACACTAAATGTGACTTCAGTTGGACGTATCAATAATGATTATGGTGTCTTTATGCTGCTCGATGCATGAGCGACTTCTGCCCGctgcatgtgtctgtttttatcaGTGACAGTGAACGTCTCGTGTGTGCTGAGATCAAAACAAACCAGAGTTTGAGTGtaaagggaggagggaagggcGAACAAATGTATTGGAACAAGGCCCGATGTCTGACTTAGAGTTCAATGTTTGCCACCAGGAGGCGATGTGCGATGACGACATGCCTGCTGTGTTccaatattttacaaaggtATCCTCACTTCCTTCCCcgccttccttccttccttccttccttccttccttcctttcgttctttttctctcattttgtttcctctccgtgatgcattttgtttctctgcaggagGCGCTGTGTGAGGAGGAGACGGGAGGTCTGGACCCCAAGGACCCCAACCGGCCCCGCTTCACCCTGCAGGAGCTGAGGGACGTCCTCCACGAGAGGAACGAGCTGAAGGCCAAAGTGttcctgctgcaggaggagctggccTACTACAAAAGGTAACCACAcgcgcatatatatatatatatatatatatatatatatatatatatacacacatatatacagagtATCAATCTGAGCAGATGAACTCTAAACAATCACAGAGTTACGGCCATGTTGTTGATCATAAATCTCATGTCTGCAGTGAAGAGGCAGAAGATGAGATGACTCCTTTTCCGTCTCCTTCACCTGAGCTGAGGACTCGATCACGTTCTTCTGCTCAGCCGGAGTCGGGAATCAAACGCCTGTACGTTGAATACACATAtcacacccactcacacacacagctgctcgTGAAAACACATTGGCAGAGATAAGTTCAAGTCAAAAAACACTCAGATTTCTTTGCATGCGCTGAGAAAAAGGCTTATTAAACAAGTCCCTGCATGCTCAAACATTTACTTAATACTCTTTTGGAAATATACAGATTAAATCTGGGCTCAAGAGAAGTAACATCTCCTCGACCTGCAGTACCAGACATTTGGGATTATTTCAGGCTGGAAACATCAGCTTTGTGTGCTTTGTCATAATCCAAAAGTCACCACCCATTAAAGAAGCACATTAGCACCGAGTCTTAAATACAGCCACAGCAATAGTTGTGTAAAAACTGAAACTTTCAGCGTCTACAACAGGAAACGCCTCATTCTGTGCTTACGgctcacttcctgtgtttgtttggactGTAAAAACAAACTGGAGATAACAGCAGCTGAACAAATGTGTCAAACTCTCAGATCTGAGATCagatcagatttttattttaaccgATGTTCTCCTGCAAAGTGAACATACAATGTGAGTCAGATCACATCTCATGTAGTGAACACAGAAAGAAGTTGCTTTTTATCAAACAGTCGCCTCATCTGTTAAATACGTAGTCTTTGGTGTGTAAAGTCCCGAAGtctaatattatattatatttcattcatatttcaagtgtttctttaatttatatacaaataGTACAAAGGATTTAAGGAATTATCTGTGAATCAGACATTCTTTTACAATTaaacaagtattttatttagtttcatgagtccaaaatccaaatagTTTAAATTtccaatgatataaaacagaaatacgCTGCAAATCGTCACAGTTTGAAaagctgcatttgttttgtcatttaaactttattctatgctaaaaaaatattttattcataattacaATTGTTCtattaattgatttttaatttgattttgagCTTAAAGTACGTtgtgtgttccttttttttttgataccTCACAAGTTTTCCActtatttgttacataactAAATATATTGCAGCATAATTAACTTTAAATAGGGAGGGACCATTTGTCACATCAGTCACGTGAACAGTTCCTCTAATAactttgtgatttatttatttgtctttgtttgctgttttttctgttctgaATACTTTTGTTTTGATCTGCATGTGCACGAAGGATGCTCCTCGCActcaccactgtgtgtgtgtgtgttgtgtgtgtgtgtgtgtgtgtgtgtgtgtgtgtgtgtgtgtgtgtgtgtgtgtgtgtgtgtgtgtgtgtgtgtgtgtgtgtgtgcgcacggtTAATGATTAGCATGCTTTGGTCATAGGTCAGGTATAGcacatgatacacacacacacacacacacaaggattcTACATTATTTCTATCCTACTGAACTAAAGCATGACTTCTTTGGTTTAATGGGATCTTTACctgagaggtcaaaggttgaCGTGGTACCTGTCTCCCCCTGTTcgtccccctcccctcccctccccttttcCCTCTCTACACACCTCTAcctgtttgtgcttgtgtgtctttACTGTTTGTGTAACAGGATCTTCACTGCCATTATGCCGATGGTGGCAGCTGGTTTGATCCCAGACGACCCCACTTTACAGCCAATCAGACGTCTCATATCGCTTGTATGACTCTATATTCTGTTGGCTTCAGAGTCTGTCGCTCTTTCCGCTAACAGCAGCCCCCCCACTGCATGTGCCAGCTTCTTTAAGCCTTTTTCTCCCACCTTTGTAgcattctgattggctgattgtgGGGCTGTCTTGTTATGATTGTCCAATGGGACCATTGAGGATCAGCCAGTCAGAATTGACTTGTAGTGTGTTGTCGTCTCATCTTTCCCCCTCACTGACCTCAGTAACATGTCTGCACCTCTCTaaactcattaaaataattatgttttaattacaaACTAAAGCACTTTTAGCTCTTTTTTAAATAGTGATTAAATAACTTATAACAGACAGTGAACTCATCATGTTTTACTCTACGTTACTGCACTGATCAGTTCAAACATAACTGATGTTAAAGTGAAAGTTCTCTGTCGCATTCAGCATtacatttgatacatttgtaTAATTTCTGTAAAGAAATAAGAGAAATTAATGAAAGCGTTTTCAATGTCCAAGTGTACAAAGGAAATCTGCAGCACTGCTTACACTACCACTTCttttgatggatggatggatacttACTACTTACTTACTTGCACAAATACATGCGTAATACCTTCATTACATACAGACATATACATgcatacttacttacttactcgATCACTTAAATACAAACGTCCTCACATACCTAGTTACTCACAAACATACTTACATAGATACATACTTACTAACATATTTACTTCCTTACATATTGACTTGCATACACACTTCCTCACATACATACTTGCACataagagtatttttacagagcggtacttctacttctacttcagcaaaaaacaagtatttcttCAGCCACTCAGCACGGACATATACCACTAGAGCAAGAGCAGCATTCCATCAGCCACTTTACGATCTTTGTCTGCATCACGTTGTTGTCACGAGCTTGTTGCAGCCGATGGCACGTTGTTATCTTAATTACCTTAAACACATTTGTGCATATTTGTGCAAGCAGACTAAATCAGGAAAACGGCCCCAGTGCTGCAGGAAGAAGCTGTGGGATTCACAGGATATTTGGTTTTGAATGTCTGGAGCAGATACACTCTCAATTGTTTAGAGGAATAATACCAATAAATCACAATTAATTTATCAACAATAATACAGTTTGAAATGCCATAACTGCAAACTCTGCTTCTCTGCACACACTTCATACATGTTCACTTCCCTGACACCCACTAAatcctccgtctcctctcctcccgtcTAATCCTTTTAGGTTTAGTTTCTTCTCACGGGACAAGCAGCGGAGCTCTCAGCGCGGCGGCCAGTTTGACGCCGGCCTCGGCTCGTGGACGGTGAAGGAAGACGTGTACACGGAACAAGCCCAGGAGGCTCTACAGCACCTGTAGAGTCACGGCACCGGGCGAACTCCAGAACTCTCTGCACTCCATGTCCACCACTCGAGGCCGGCTTTGTGAAAGCGTTGGATTTGCACACCCCGAAACCACAAGTGACTGAAAATAGCTCGCAGCCTTTCAGGTGAGACGGAAAGAAGAGAATCCTCCTTGAATGAGGCTCCAGCTTAGATAGATTTATTTAAACATCTGagaatactttatatatatatacatactgtatatctcaGTGAGCAATGGCAcatataaactttaaaaaatgcaagAGAAGATGTTGGAGGAGAGGGCAAACTCAAGTTGTAGGATGGAAAGTGGAAAGTAGGATAAAGAAATGTTCAGTGGGGGAAAATGAAGACAAAGATGAAGGCTGGGGACATAAAAGTGTGCTGCTGATATTGTGTTTAAATATCACACGACtccatatttatattgtttgctATTCGATAAAAGACGAGGGTTTTACAGTTTACGATCCACCATAGAATGAAGAAAGCATACAGGTAGTTTACTGAACAATGAGCAACACTTTTGTGTCCCTtctgatttatttaatgtctcTTCCTTGTTCATGTGAGCAGCTCGTAGGTCCATCACCAGCACTATCAGCAAGTCATAACTATGCAGCTCTAAAAAAACTACAGAGTTTAAGgctttgtgtgtaaaatgttgcatagaatcacaattttaaaaaaacagatgctttttatttataatcattCAACATGCAGTAAAGTATGGAAGCCCAGTTctgacaagaaaagaaaaaaaccacacaaacataaagGGTTTGACCCGATAGAAATAAAACTACTAATGTGActcaaaatgatatatttttgaCTATAGtaagtaatgttttatttaaaattattatgTCTTCATTTTGActtaaaaaatccaaactaaGATGATAAATTATACACTAATGTcatattaaaaagacaaataaaacagattgaCAAAGGCTGtgaattaaattataataatagtaaatcaTCTTAATATTAACTCATAGTTTTGACTTTGATTCACACAGGACTAGTGTTACCTTCAGGCCTCTAgtaatttataataattgtgAATAATCTAATGTGATTTTAATCCTGTGTAAATCAGCTATTTCCATATTTGTTAAGTAAAACTTCCATATGTCGCCAAACACAGAGGTCATGTGATAATAATAGTCCCATGCCATTCAGCGTCTCTTTGGCTTTGGCgtcttatttattgttttttttgcaaagctttttgttttctctgctccTTCTTCTGCCTCCAGGTCAAACATTAGAGGAGGCTTCACTGGCAGTTATGAATGAAAGTTTTGACAGAATTTTGGCTGCAAATTCATGAGGCTCATCTCTCTGTTGAGACCCATTCGCACTGAAGCAAGAGGTctttttgtagtatttattaAACAGAAATAGGCCGAAATAATATGTCTCATATTTAtagtattaaatataaatatgatatagTATCATATGTTTAATATAAACTGATATTAcagctttttaatttttaataataataagtaagtAATTTGTCATAGTTCTGATTTAGTAACTCATAATTTGtatttactaaattaaaaatatgacttttttataataattataatagttaatcataatcatcataattATTATCTTGCATAACTtctcatgtgttttttcttctcatctctGGTGGAAACGGGCTTCCATAAGTAAATATGAAATGAACACTAATGTCAGAGAGCAAtagatgcattgtgggtattACTACTGACGTCCAGCATCCAGAGCCTCTACGTCTGGTTTTAACTCTATCATTGCCAAAGCTGTCTCTTCAAATCATACATAAATATTCAAACCTCCAGTTTTAACAATAACAGCAACTTCAGAATCACCAGCTGAACCAAAGCAGGTTAAACAAACATCTTCTTTGGTGGTTTAACAAACAGATGcagtatattaaaaacaaacacagcttaTAATTCATAATCTGTGCAGAAACCTCACAACATTTAAGCACTCCAGCCTTATCTCTTAGAATCAGTTTTGTCTCACCGAAATTTGTCACTGAGACATTTTTTGTGGGATGACAGGAAAACTAAAGAACAACTGGAAAACATTAAGAGAAAAGTTCTCGTTCAAGTTTTGCCACTAAGTGAtgcaacattaaacatttttatttcttatgtaAAGCTACCTTTATAAAAAACAGAGCCAGGGGAGGGGGAATatattcagattaaaaaaaacagacttttcgAGATTAAACATGATAAATTACGCAAAAAAACTTTGAGATTCTTGAGATTGAAGTGGTAAATGTATgactaaaaaaactaaactctgAAATTTAACTAAAATACTGCTCTTCCAAATATGTCTCTTCATAGTCTGGATGATCTCATAAGAGAATTTCTAAAATTGATCATTTAATAATCTCAGAAGAAGTTGTAGTTGtaaatttgggattttttatTCTCGTAAATTGAGAATTTCtgagtttttttctctgaattaAACCCCCTCCCCCGGCtctatactttattttttctacctATAACAGCCACAATACGCCATCGTACATCTTTCAgtattccaaaaataaaatatccaaCCATAAGCACACATCATGTAGAAAATACACAGCAATATATAACTTTGAATTTAGGTTTGTTAAATACCTACTACAAGGCCTCGAACATGCTTTCAAAgcaatgttttcaaaatgcacagaagaagaagaatcctGTAA from Anoplopoma fimbria isolate UVic2021 breed Golden Eagle Sablefish chromosome 14, Afim_UVic_2022, whole genome shotgun sequence encodes the following:
- the rilpl1 gene encoding RILP-like protein 1 isoform X4, with the translated sequence MELSSALEKNAADLTVMDVYDIAAVVGQEFERIIDQHGCEALSRLMPSVVRVLEILEVMVSRGGVGHETDELRLELDRLRLERLDRTEKEQKHRQELELVEDVWRGEAQDLLTQIAQLQEENKSLLTNISNKDPMSEEDLQRHEGMTERERQVMKKLKEVVDKQRDEIRAKDRELTLKNEDIEALQQQQSRLMKINHDLRHKISVVEAQGKALIEQKVELEAGAQTRGQELGALRQEVARLRERLQGDLPAQNPEEPPPQPPSPAECGKAATEVVVGGAEGWSDRPDPSEPMLGGFDPSSSPLPGSLSPEGHEDEEDEEAEDEEVLLWEAMCDDDMPAVFQYFTKEALCEEETGGLDPKDPNRPRFTLQELRDVLHERNELKAKVFLLQEELAYYKSEEAEDEMTPFPSPSPELRTRSRSSAQPESGIKRLFSFFSRDKQRSSQRGGQFDAGLGSWTVKEDVYTEQAQEALQHL
- the rilpl1 gene encoding RILP-like protein 1 isoform X1 produces the protein MELSSALEKNAADLTVMDVYDIAAVVGQEFERIIDQHGCEALSRLMPSVVRVLEILEVMVSRGGVGHETDELRLELDRLRLERLDRTEKEQKHRQELELVEDVWRGEAQDLLTQIAQLQEENKSLLTNISNKDPMSEEDLQRHEGMTERERQVMKKLKEVVDKQRDEIRAKDRELTLKNEDIEALQQQQSRLMKINHDLRHKISVVEAQGKALIEQKVELEAGAQTRGQELGALRQEVARLRERLQGDLPAQNPEEPPPQPPSPAEEALCEEETGGLDPKDPNRPRFTLQELRDVLHERNELKAKVFLLQEELAYYKSEEAEDEMTPFPSPSPELRTRSRSSAQPESGIKRLFSFFSRDKQRSSQRGGQFDAGLGSWTVKEDVYTEQAQEALQHL
- the rilpl1 gene encoding RILP-like protein 1 isoform X2, with protein sequence MELSSALEKNAADLTVMDVYDIAAVVGQEFERIIDQHGCEALSRLMPSVVRVLEILEVMVSRGGVGHETDELRLELDRLRLERLDRTEKEQKHRQELELVEDVWRGEAQDLLTQIAQLQEENKSLLTNISNKDPMSEEDLQRHEGMTERERQVMKKLKEVVDKQRDEIRAKDRELTLKNEDIEALQQQQSRLMKINHDLRHKISVVEAQGKALIEQKVELEAGAQTRGQELGALRQEVARLRERLQGDLPAQNPEEPPPQPPSPAEEALCEEETGGLDPKDPNRPRFTLQELRDVLHERNELKAKVFLLQEELAYYKSEEAEDEMTPFPSPSPELRTRSRSSAQPESGIKRLIFTAIMPMVAAGLIPDDPTLQPIRRLISLV
- the rilpl1 gene encoding RILP-like protein 1 isoform X3, with translation MELSSALEKNAADLTVMDVYDIAAVVGQEFERIIDQHGCEALSRLMPSVVRVLEILEVMVSRGGVGHETDELRLELDRLRLERLDRTEKEQKHRQELELVEDVWRGEAQDLLTQIAQLQEENKSLLTNISNKDPMSEEDLQRHEGMTERERQVMKKLKEVVDKQRDEIRAKDRELTLKNEDIEALQQQQSRLMKINHDLRHKISVVEAQGKALIEQKVELEAGAQTRGQELGALRQEVARLRERLQGDLPAQNPEEPPPQPPSPAEEALCEEETGGLDPKDPNRPRFTLQELRDVLHERNELKAKVFLLQEELAYYKSEEAEDEMTPFPSPSPELRTRSRSSAQPESGIKRLIFTAIMPMVAAGLIPDDPTLQPIRRLISLV